In Schaalia sp. JY-X169, the following are encoded in one genomic region:
- the gdhA gene encoding NADP-specific glutamate dehydrogenase, which produces MHPQVERTLEEVRRRNPGEPEFQQAVVEVLSSISLAVERDPSLADHSLLERLVEPERQILFRVPWVDDSGTVQVNRGYRVEFNSALGPYKGGLRFHQSVNRNIIKFLGFEQIFKNALTGQSIGGGKGGSDFDPHGKSDWEVMNFCQAFMTELARHIGDKTDVPAGDVGVGEREIGFLFGQYRRLKNRWETGVITGKGLDWGGSQARREATGYGVVFFARDMLRNRGDDLEGRVVTVSGSGNVAIYAIEKALQFGAKPVTFSDSSGWVYDPEGVDIELLKEIKEKRRGRASDYVAERPSAKFHAEGRPWSVPCDIALPCATQNELNEEDAKQLARNGCVIVAEGANMPSTPEAIHIFADAGILFAPGKAANAGGVAVSSLEMEQNAARARWTFGEVEGQLAVIMSNIHRSCLETAEEYGKPGDYVVGANIRAFLRVSDAMHAQGVF; this is translated from the coding sequence ATGCATCCGCAAGTTGAACGGACACTCGAAGAAGTGCGTCGTCGTAACCCTGGCGAACCGGAGTTCCAGCAGGCAGTTGTCGAGGTGCTCAGCAGTATTTCCCTGGCGGTTGAGAGGGATCCTTCCCTGGCTGACCACTCGCTCCTTGAGCGCCTTGTCGAGCCAGAGCGACAAATCCTCTTCCGGGTTCCGTGGGTGGATGATTCGGGTACCGTGCAGGTCAACCGTGGATATCGCGTCGAGTTCAACTCGGCTCTGGGTCCCTACAAGGGAGGCTTGAGGTTTCACCAGTCGGTGAACCGTAACATCATCAAGTTCCTGGGGTTTGAGCAAATCTTTAAGAATGCCCTGACGGGGCAGAGCATAGGCGGCGGCAAAGGTGGGTCTGACTTCGATCCGCACGGTAAGTCAGACTGGGAAGTAATGAATTTCTGTCAGGCATTCATGACCGAACTTGCCCGGCACATTGGTGACAAGACGGACGTGCCAGCGGGAGATGTTGGCGTGGGTGAGCGTGAAATTGGCTTCCTGTTTGGTCAGTACCGCAGGCTGAAGAACCGTTGGGAGACCGGTGTGATCACCGGCAAGGGCCTCGATTGGGGTGGCTCGCAGGCCCGCCGCGAGGCAACCGGATACGGCGTAGTTTTCTTTGCAAGGGACATGCTCCGCAACCGTGGGGATGATCTGGAGGGTCGCGTTGTCACCGTGTCAGGTTCTGGCAACGTTGCTATATACGCCATTGAGAAGGCTCTTCAGTTTGGCGCTAAGCCCGTGACTTTCTCAGACTCTTCCGGGTGGGTGTACGATCCCGAAGGCGTTGATATTGAGCTCCTTAAGGAAATCAAGGAGAAGCGCCGTGGGCGCGCTTCAGACTATGTGGCGGAGCGCCCCAGTGCCAAGTTCCACGCTGAGGGGCGACCCTGGTCAGTGCCCTGCGACATCGCTCTGCCCTGCGCCACTCAGAATGAGTTGAATGAGGAAGATGCGAAGCAGCTGGCAAGGAATGGCTGCGTGATCGTGGCCGAGGGCGCAAACATGCCTAGCACTCCCGAGGCAATCCACATTTTTGCCGACGCGGGTATCCTCTTCGCCCCTGGTAAAGCGGCGAATGCCGGCGGTGTTGCGGTCTCTTCTCTGGAGATGGAGCAGAATGCGGCACGCGCACGATGGACTTTCGGAGAGGTCGAAGGTCAGCTGGCCGTCATCATGAGCAACATTCACCGCAGTTGTCTTGAGACTGCAGAAGAGTATGGAAAGCCAGGGGACTACGTCGTCGGCGCTAACATTCGTGCGTTCCTGCGAGTTTCGGATGCGATGCACGCCCAGGGGGTCTTCTAG
- a CDS encoding IS1634 family transposase, with protein MPPKLRKVPTASGATAVQIVVKESGRVRVLEHLGSAHSPGELAALMQVGRERLHPGQAELDLGLDPTVRGGAVVQSQSSRLLVEVIRTAWDALGFDVIADEGFFQLVLARLVEPTSMVDSRRVLEELGVTPVHYSTFKRALTRAGKRDYRGQIATACFEHSAVTSGLSLLLYDVTTLYFEAEKEDDYRKVGFSKERRVDPQIVVGLLVDRAGFPLEIHCFAGNKPETQTILPVVKAFADRNNVVDMVVVADAGMLSATNLDAIEEAGLRFIVGSRMTKAPQDLAGHFHWHGSDATDGQIVDTTTLKRGKPRADPEGSVPLTQPVWDPNNAAHARSWRTVWQHRHKRAVRDRHTLQKQRERAETIISGERPGKAARFVKTSGTKRVFDQATFERALLLAGWKGYITNIPKTVMDAQEIVGSYHELWHVEQSFRMSKTDLQARPIFHRERDAVEAHLTVVFTALAINRYLYAATGTTLKKLVQTLRPLRDVTIQISGQQITATPKISTQTQKLLNNLGNRKGH; from the coding sequence ATGCCCCCTAAACTGCGTAAAGTTCCTACCGCGTCGGGAGCGACCGCGGTGCAGATCGTGGTCAAGGAATCTGGGCGGGTGCGGGTGTTGGAGCATCTGGGGTCTGCTCACAGCCCCGGTGAACTGGCGGCACTAATGCAGGTAGGTCGGGAGCGGTTGCATCCGGGTCAAGCGGAACTGGATTTAGGGTTAGACCCCACAGTGCGTGGTGGGGCGGTTGTGCAGTCTCAGTCATCACGCTTGTTGGTTGAGGTTATCCGAACTGCTTGGGATGCTCTGGGGTTTGATGTAATCGCAGATGAGGGGTTCTTTCAACTGGTCCTGGCCCGTTTGGTGGAGCCAACTTCAATGGTTGATAGTCGCCGCGTGTTGGAAGAACTGGGGGTCACCCCAGTGCATTACTCAACCTTCAAACGAGCCTTGACGCGGGCTGGGAAGCGTGATTACCGGGGCCAAATCGCTACAGCCTGCTTTGAGCACTCCGCAGTTACGAGTGGCCTGTCCTTGCTGCTTTACGACGTGACCACCTTGTATTTTGAGGCTGAGAAGGAGGATGACTACCGCAAGGTCGGGTTCTCCAAAGAACGCCGGGTTGATCCCCAAATCGTGGTGGGCTTACTGGTGGATCGGGCGGGTTTCCCTTTAGAGATTCACTGTTTTGCTGGTAACAAACCCGAAACCCAAACCATCCTTCCAGTCGTGAAGGCCTTCGCTGACCGTAATAACGTGGTTGACATGGTGGTGGTAGCAGACGCAGGAATGCTGTCAGCCACCAATCTGGATGCCATCGAGGAAGCCGGGTTGCGGTTCATTGTGGGATCGCGGATGACTAAAGCACCCCAGGACCTGGCGGGCCACTTCCACTGGCACGGCAGTGACGCTACCGATGGTCAAATCGTTGACACCACCACCCTCAAACGGGGCAAGCCTCGCGCTGACCCGGAGGGCAGTGTTCCTCTCACCCAGCCAGTGTGGGACCCAAACAATGCGGCCCACGCCAGGTCGTGGCGCACAGTGTGGCAACACCGCCACAAACGCGCAGTAAGGGACCGTCACACTCTCCAGAAGCAGCGTGAACGAGCCGAAACGATTATCAGCGGTGAAAGGCCCGGTAAAGCGGCCAGGTTTGTGAAAACCAGTGGCACCAAACGTGTTTTTGACCAAGCCACTTTTGAGCGGGCCCTCCTGCTTGCCGGGTGGAAAGGCTACATCACTAACATCCCTAAAACCGTGATGGACGCCCAAGAGATCGTGGGGTCTTACCACGAGTTGTGGCATGTGGAGCAGTCGTTCCGCATGAGTAAAACCGACCTGCAGGCTCGCCCTATCTTCCACCGTGAGCGAGATGCTGTTGAAGCCCATTTGACCGTGGTCTTCACTGCCCTAGCCATCAACCGCTACCTCTACGCAGCAACCGGGACCACCTTGAAAAAACTGGTACAAACCCTACGGCCCCTACGAGACGTCACCATTCAGATCAGCGGCCAACAAATCACCGCCACCCCCAAAATCAGTACCCAAACACAAAAACTACTCAACAACCTCGGAAACAGGAAGGGACACTAA
- a CDS encoding tetratricopeptide repeat protein, which translates to MRYSDSYRRKPTPGAGQQGSPAPHYGTFNGSAPEVGQPFGAITLPAPPPSVRNRRILHLLWWTLPLAIVFLVAGTALIGLWLWSSSTSHAVEREDWSQARVAYEQQTSVTSHFPQTWLGQYNLGTALVHEGDVEGGLTLLKDAFEGVPKATVQEDGSIGAFSYECSVRFNLSAAVEMQGDAAVSAGDDSGALELYETALGWVAPCQVQEPAGDPSEDDSSGGGESDEGDQGEQNQQVDPEMDEATGEAGDRLREKIGELTADDASEGPGDAEETPGESSDGSGQTNEDTGETPEERERREDLEQKNQDQSERLRESQESRNRDPGTGGW; encoded by the coding sequence GTGCGCTATAGCGATTCCTACCGCCGCAAGCCGACTCCCGGAGCGGGTCAGCAGGGGAGCCCCGCGCCGCACTATGGGACATTCAACGGCTCCGCTCCAGAGGTGGGGCAACCGTTCGGTGCCATCACCCTGCCCGCGCCGCCTCCGAGCGTAAGAAACCGCCGCATCCTGCATTTACTGTGGTGGACACTCCCCTTAGCGATCGTCTTCCTGGTCGCGGGCACGGCGCTGATCGGGCTGTGGTTGTGGAGCTCCTCAACGAGTCACGCTGTGGAACGCGAAGATTGGTCTCAAGCCCGGGTTGCCTACGAGCAGCAAACTTCGGTGACAAGTCATTTCCCACAGACCTGGTTGGGTCAGTACAACCTGGGGACAGCCCTGGTCCACGAAGGTGATGTTGAAGGTGGATTGACCCTGCTCAAGGATGCGTTCGAGGGCGTCCCCAAAGCGACGGTTCAAGAGGACGGGAGCATCGGCGCCTTCTCATACGAGTGCTCTGTGAGATTCAACCTCTCAGCAGCGGTAGAGATGCAGGGTGATGCGGCAGTATCCGCCGGGGATGACTCGGGCGCCCTCGAACTTTACGAAACTGCTTTGGGATGGGTGGCGCCCTGCCAGGTGCAGGAACCAGCCGGGGATCCCTCGGAGGATGACTCTTCCGGCGGTGGCGAATCGGACGAGGGCGACCAGGGAGAGCAGAACCAACAGGTTGACCCGGAGATGGATGAGGCGACAGGCGAAGCGGGGGATAGGCTCCGCGAAAAGATCGGTGAACTCACGGCGGATGATGCGAGTGAGGGGCCAGGTGACGCAGAAGAGACTCCGGGTGAATCTTCGGATGGTTCGGGGCAGACAAACGAAGATACCGGAGAGACTCCGGAAGAGCGCGAGCGCCGTGAGGATTTGGAACAGAAGAATCAGGACCAAAGTGAGCGTCTGCGTGAGAGCCAGGAGTCACGCAACCGCGACCCTGGCACCGGCGGGTGGTGA
- a CDS encoding ACT domain-containing protein, producing MESLHSLDETLAALDAQVEGNYVFVSTDTVPPGLEPFAVIREAEGLTLIVKAADALEYGLASDKLFARITPCAVTDLGAVGLTATISQTIASRGIACNVVAGFHHDHFFVPANKAQEVVGMLASLSEQARGWVEGKSANA from the coding sequence ATGGAGTCACTGCATTCACTTGATGAAACCCTTGCCGCGCTTGACGCGCAGGTTGAAGGCAATTACGTGTTCGTATCAACAGACACGGTTCCCCCCGGGCTAGAACCTTTTGCAGTGATTCGGGAGGCCGAGGGGCTGACACTGATCGTCAAGGCGGCCGATGCCCTCGAATACGGCCTGGCCAGCGACAAACTATTTGCACGCATCACACCGTGTGCGGTGACTGATCTGGGTGCTGTGGGTTTGACCGCCACTATTTCGCAGACCATCGCTTCGCGGGGAATTGCGTGCAATGTGGTAGCGGGGTTCCACCACGACCACTTCTTCGTTCCTGCAAACAAAGCCCAAGAGGTTGTGGGAATGCTTGCTAGCCTCTCGGAGCAGGCGCGCGGCTGGGTGGAAGGCAAATCGGCAAACGCATAG
- a CDS encoding DUF4235 domain-containing protein, producing MNLQARIAGIAAMAISSFVAPKLAAFVWETTTGNKPPSEDEGSRLGQLLAYAAISAVLVTAFQHVGHTMTAKYLIDSKNPDSQDGDSVQA from the coding sequence ATGAACCTCCAGGCAAGGATCGCAGGCATCGCCGCGATGGCCATTTCCTCATTCGTGGCCCCAAAGCTAGCAGCATTTGTTTGGGAGACAACCACTGGCAACAAACCGCCCTCGGAAGATGAGGGAAGCCGCCTAGGCCAGCTACTTGCTTACGCGGCAATCTCCGCGGTACTAGTGACAGCCTTTCAGCACGTTGGCCACACAATGACGGCGAAGTATTTGATCGACTCAAAGAACCCTGATTCCCAAGACGGGGACTCCGTCCAGGCCTAG
- a CDS encoding DUF4921 family protein gives MTLPATYRDEAIVRMADGTVKQTNLLSGTEVWTVPGRGDRPIPSALPEPRAINPHQNGAFCPFCEKRYLETPPEKERLVRVGDSQWKYLSDLGADQLFDTVADFRRIPNLFEIVSYNYWHLNHGHVPTEAQHRRMAEYLASDAGYDHVMRLVHDRMLASGMTEDECDALSDSDKLQQANGFFSGGHDLVIPRRHYTYGATQTDQLAGSGTLTPDEHEQYIRLTVKAMDNLYHLDPAVRYVVAFQNWLKPAGASFDHLHKQLVAIDQLSVQSQSELERLRKNPAIYQEILRVATTRKLVIAQNDHAIALAGFGHRYPTVAVWPTGAPYNPWEASPEQLRGISDMLHAVHAATGVKIPTNEEWYYRPPSVSIPMRWRILLKWRVSTMAGFEGGSRIYLNTIDPWRVHNRVTSTLAELRDAGAISPLRVGAECSVDPSLLGG, from the coding sequence ATGACGTTACCGGCGACGTATCGCGATGAAGCCATTGTTCGTATGGCCGATGGCACGGTAAAGCAGACCAACCTTCTTTCAGGAACTGAAGTCTGGACTGTCCCAGGCAGAGGGGATCGACCTATTCCCTCTGCGCTGCCAGAACCCCGTGCGATCAACCCCCACCAAAACGGTGCATTCTGCCCGTTTTGCGAGAAGCGCTATCTTGAGACACCCCCGGAGAAGGAGCGTTTGGTCCGAGTCGGTGACAGCCAGTGGAAATACCTCAGTGACCTAGGCGCGGACCAGCTCTTCGATACTGTGGCAGATTTCCGGAGAATCCCCAACCTCTTTGAAATCGTCTCCTATAACTACTGGCACCTCAATCACGGACACGTCCCGACTGAAGCCCAGCACCGTCGAATGGCCGAGTACCTGGCCTCGGATGCAGGCTACGATCACGTGATGCGGCTGGTTCACGACCGCATGCTGGCCTCAGGTATGACGGAAGACGAATGTGACGCACTGAGTGATTCGGACAAGCTCCAGCAAGCCAATGGGTTTTTCTCCGGCGGACACGACCTCGTCATCCCCCGCCGCCACTACACCTACGGCGCAACGCAAACTGACCAGCTGGCAGGGTCCGGAACCCTGACGCCGGATGAGCACGAACAGTACATTCGTCTCACCGTGAAGGCAATGGACAACCTCTACCACTTGGACCCGGCTGTTCGCTACGTAGTCGCGTTCCAGAACTGGCTCAAGCCAGCTGGCGCCTCTTTTGACCACCTCCACAAGCAACTTGTGGCGATCGACCAGTTATCAGTCCAGTCACAATCCGAGCTGGAACGGCTGCGGAAGAACCCCGCCATTTACCAGGAGATCCTCCGGGTCGCAACGACAAGGAAACTGGTCATTGCTCAGAATGACCACGCGATCGCCCTCGCTGGATTCGGGCATCGCTACCCGACGGTCGCCGTGTGGCCCACCGGAGCACCCTACAATCCGTGGGAAGCGAGCCCGGAGCAACTACGGGGCATCTCCGACATGCTTCACGCAGTGCACGCTGCGACGGGCGTAAAGATCCCAACGAACGAAGAGTGGTACTACCGCCCACCCTCCGTGAGCATCCCAATGCGGTGGCGCATTCTGCTGAAATGGCGGGTGTCTACCATGGCGGGGTTCGAGGGCGGTTCGCGGATCTACCTGAACACCATCGACCCCTGGCGCGTCCACAACCGGGTAACTTCCACACTGGCAGAGCTTCGCGACGCGGGAGCGATCAGCCCCCTGCGAGTTGGCGCGGAGTGCTCTGTCGACCCCTCCTTACTCGGTGGCTGA
- a CDS encoding polysaccharide deacetylase family protein: MVQVRGDILVTVDQDFIAFLAAGDPKVEILPTTLKIPAARAEEILTPLGAGISNSMAEALPWAGPAAVPSGREYVDCDLVPCVAVTYDDGPSYLTPQVLDVYAARPYAAATFFVLGQNIAGQEDILKRAYDEGNEIGNHSWSHPAFTTLDDASVAAQVNDTTAAITAVTGAPVPMLRPPYGDLNSRTLAAGGLPAILWSVDTNDWQKPGYDSIVAQSVWDATPDGIVLMHDIHEETVAAAGAVADGLLERGFTLVTVSQLFGDTQLPADYFYSAQGIRG; encoded by the coding sequence GTGGTCCAAGTCAGGGGCGATATCCTTGTCACCGTCGATCAAGACTTCATAGCCTTCCTGGCGGCAGGCGACCCCAAGGTGGAAATACTCCCCACGACCCTGAAGATCCCAGCCGCCCGAGCAGAGGAGATTCTTACACCTCTCGGAGCTGGCATCTCAAACTCGATGGCGGAGGCCCTCCCCTGGGCCGGTCCCGCCGCAGTCCCTTCCGGGCGTGAATACGTCGACTGCGACCTGGTTCCCTGCGTTGCCGTTACTTACGATGATGGGCCCTCATACCTCACGCCCCAGGTCCTCGACGTCTACGCTGCTCGCCCATATGCGGCCGCTACCTTCTTCGTCCTTGGACAGAACATAGCTGGCCAAGAAGATATCTTGAAGCGGGCCTACGACGAGGGCAACGAAATTGGCAACCACTCTTGGAGCCACCCCGCGTTCACAACCCTGGATGATGCCTCCGTCGCCGCACAGGTGAACGACACAACCGCCGCCATCACTGCGGTAACCGGAGCTCCTGTGCCTATGTTGCGCCCACCCTACGGAGACCTGAACTCACGCACGCTGGCCGCGGGTGGCCTGCCAGCAATCCTCTGGTCTGTGGACACTAATGACTGGCAGAAGCCTGGATACGACTCAATCGTGGCGCAGTCTGTTTGGGATGCGACACCCGATGGAATCGTCCTCATGCACGACATCCACGAAGAGACTGTGGCGGCCGCTGGAGCAGTTGCAGACGGACTGCTTGAGCGCGGGTTTACGCTGGTCACGGTGTCCCAGTTGTTTGGAGACACACAACTGCCTGCAGATTACTTCTACTCTGCACAGGGTATTCGGGGTTAG
- a CDS encoding substrate-binding domain-containing protein: MNHQSSVSRAIMQRRSWKRAVATLLLGSSVVALSACTASLPTNVALTWGGSAQSGEVAEVVTIAVPQGEEWSLAGLEALSGVSGVAYRQVVVDATLLGEVEGGAPLALVDVLVGSDPLWLESSGVKGVLTADSVQIEGGVDSVLYGHDAACVLANRTWFSANNITMPSQLSDLTAKEKYSVAATADPLTSPSALALLPRWAADWEAFEGFSTGSAAQQSGAQSGANEEAATGSSAAGIAGSVLVPLRHPNNLGTDTQFKVLPDSCVRREVSAVTVATAADRVALAEDFIDLLTSPQGQRILAEYALAYPLDTSIAITGAVSWADIQAAYPDETVLEGVKEWVETF; this comes from the coding sequence GTGAATCATCAGAGCAGTGTTTCGAGGGCGATCATGCAGCGGAGGAGTTGGAAGCGGGCAGTAGCGACATTGCTGCTCGGAAGTAGCGTCGTTGCGCTCTCCGCGTGCACGGCAAGCCTTCCGACCAATGTTGCATTGACCTGGGGTGGCAGCGCGCAGAGCGGGGAGGTTGCGGAAGTAGTGACCATCGCAGTGCCGCAGGGTGAAGAGTGGTCGCTTGCGGGACTCGAAGCGCTGTCGGGCGTATCCGGTGTGGCCTATCGCCAGGTTGTTGTGGATGCCACGCTCTTGGGCGAGGTCGAGGGCGGTGCACCGCTGGCTTTAGTTGATGTCCTGGTTGGAAGTGACCCGCTGTGGCTTGAGAGCAGTGGCGTCAAGGGTGTCCTGACGGCAGATTCTGTGCAGATAGAAGGCGGCGTTGATTCGGTACTCTACGGGCATGACGCGGCTTGCGTACTCGCAAATCGCACTTGGTTCTCGGCCAACAACATTACGATGCCGAGTCAGTTGTCGGACCTCACCGCCAAGGAAAAGTACAGTGTGGCCGCGACAGCTGACCCACTGACATCTCCCTCAGCACTGGCCCTCCTTCCCCGTTGGGCAGCGGATTGGGAAGCATTTGAGGGCTTCTCTACCGGGTCAGCAGCGCAGCAGTCTGGGGCGCAAAGTGGGGCCAACGAGGAAGCTGCCACTGGGAGTTCAGCCGCCGGCATTGCGGGTTCTGTCCTAGTGCCACTTCGGCATCCTAATAATCTTGGTACCGACACACAGTTCAAAGTGCTCCCAGATTCGTGTGTGCGGCGCGAGGTTAGTGCTGTTACTGTCGCAACAGCGGCCGATCGGGTTGCCCTTGCAGAGGACTTCATAGACCTGCTGACTTCTCCCCAAGGACAGCGGATCCTTGCAGAGTACGCCCTCGCATACCCTCTGGACACCTCCATCGCTATCACCGGTGCGGTGTCGTGGGCAGACATCCAGGCCGCCTATCCAGATGAGACGGTTCTGGAGGGGGTCAAGGAGTGGGTCGAGACCTTCTAG
- a CDS encoding sterol carrier family protein, with protein MALRRIRDEDGTAAWDRWLTETASGLRPDREATALAVRYTLQKIADVAPGASVEVRVVPFGATQIIAGATHRRGTPPAVVEMGATTWLMLVSGLQSWADALDSGRVDASGARADLGDLLPLSGTS; from the coding sequence ATGGCGCTGCGCCGAATTCGTGATGAGGACGGTACCGCTGCGTGGGACCGTTGGCTTACTGAAACAGCCAGCGGTCTGCGCCCGGATCGGGAGGCTACGGCGCTAGCCGTCCGCTACACGTTGCAGAAGATTGCTGATGTTGCCCCCGGGGCATCGGTCGAGGTCCGCGTGGTACCGTTCGGTGCCACACAGATCATTGCCGGCGCCACGCATCGTCGAGGTACACCACCAGCGGTCGTTGAGATGGGTGCGACCACGTGGTTGATGCTGGTCTCAGGGCTCCAGTCGTGGGCCGACGCCCTAGACTCAGGACGCGTGGATGCATCGGGGGCGAGAGCCGATCTAGGTGACCTGTTGCCGCTGTCAGGAACTAGCTAA